One Hypomesus transpacificus isolate Combined female chromosome 6, fHypTra1, whole genome shotgun sequence DNA segment encodes these proteins:
- the LOC124468571 gene encoding bromo adjacent homology domain-containing 1 protein-like encodes MTHARQKGSLSQCRSTGKWDNCPHWPHGEIMGGAWPERTLRFGRTKKRGETKQGRGGAKERSETKQGRGGAKGRSETKQGRGGAKEMTDRRQTAPEQKRKPGKRRDRKRDRKLYPLRGRGGGSEGEGLSCHVLLTRLEEDIQESAEEREANSEVMPSPVKRKPSKEKGKGKGKTSGQSLKKTKPKTKSKSSIPSPEPSPFVPEPRKRRLASLNAEAVNSLLLERPSDPQPAAKQARRQQDEPTNAEGSLDPDPARSGGAGAPKALRGGSAKSSTTHKAQPCQSSKQAKRVKADKEEEGGGVSLESLHAPTPRRLAGLNAAALLKLTSSSASSKQRVKPTPAADCKASPAASSHKQPARLKLKPKGRQHKHRGRTAATRLQGCAACKKTGFEPKVEWESSGCTHRLTKPGYQSRSMLAYPLKPVKEEQVEAELSPYYCCRPEGSVEYCHRLALFLGQQAYAGQDEPPLNPAVTSVKRECLVTSPSLAHPHAALTLSPHPCLCTADPCFSSYYVHIAHPTHTGAPSGTLASRPLSFSPSTLCPNRVSGSKLRGPPVSHASGLAHPAFCGSVGSPCYSEACRVSGYAYRAMQPVASRGCSFSTGCSGCTHGIKTEGYSSPQGEHSPSLLVPPSVPLSSCPLPSTPSSTQAKPRLLTPMSDRGQPPARLKLARECPQSSKPPNGSLSLGRTRLSQRQPAPTPSPSLSPAKQKRVSRRRATNGWLPVGVPTEKEVFIAGEDETALRQCYEGVERDGEVIRIRDTVLLRSGPRKKSLPYVAKISALWEDPKTGELMMSLFWYYRPEHTQGGRDPSMHCENEIFASRHQDENSVACIEDRCYVLPLAQYCRFCALVKCRSEGAAPGSARVVPCPSDCAPPAHRRLPADIDPEMVYLCRHVYDFRYGRILKNLQ; translated from the exons ATGACCCACGCCAGGCAGAAGGGTTCCCTCAGCCAGTGTCGTAGCACAGGGAAGTGGGACAACTGCCCCCATTGGCCACATGGTGAGATCATGGGCGGAGCCTGGCCTGAGCGCACGCTCCGATTTGGCAGGACCAAGAAGAGAGGTGAGACCAAGCAAGGAAGAGGCGGGGCCAAGGAGAGAAGTGAGACCAAGCAAGGAAGAGGCGGGGCCAAGGGGAGAAGTGAGACCAAGCAAGGAAGAGGCGGGGCCAAGGAGATGACTGACAGGAGGCAGACAGCTCCAGAGCAGAAGAGAAAGCCAGGAAAGAGGCGGGACAGGAAACGGGACAGGAAGTTGTATCCGCTgcggggcaggggaggaggttcagagggggaggggcttagtTGTCATGTGCTCCTTACCCGATTGGAGGAAGACATCCAGGAGAGtgcagaagagagggaggccaaCAGCGAAGTCATGCCCTCGCCTGTGAAACGCAAACCCAGCAAAGAGAAGGGCAAAGGCAAAGGCAAAACCAGTGGACAAAGCCTGAAAAAGACTAAACCAAAAACCAAATCCAAGTCAAGCATCCCAAGCCCAGAGCCCAGTCCCTTTGTCCCAGAGCCTCGCAAACGCCGCCTTGCCTCTCTCAACGCCGAGGCGGTCAACAGTCTGCTACTGGAGAGACCCAGTGACCCCCAGCCAGCAGCGAAACAGGCCAGGAGACAACAGGACGAGCCCACCAATGCAGAGGGTTCCTTGGATCCAGATCCAGCCAGgagtgggggggctggagccccTAAAGCTCTACGAGGTGGCAGCGCTAAGTCCTCCACTACGCACAAAGCTCAGCCGTGCCAAAGCTCCAAGCAAGCCAAGAGGGTCAAGGCagacaaagaggaggagggagggggagtcagTCTGGAGAGCCTGCATGCTCCCACCCCAAGACGCCTGGCTGGCCTCAACGCTGCAGCCCTGCTCAAGCTAACCAGCTCGTCCGCCAGCAGCAAGCAGAGAGTCAAGCCCACGCCAGCAGCAGACTGCAAGGCCTCCCCCGCGGCCTCCTCCCACAAGCAGCCGGCCAGGCTGAAGCTCAAACCCAAGGGCCGTCAACACAAGCACAGGGGCAGGACCGCCGCCACTCGTCTCCAGGGCTGCGCAGCCTGCAAGAAGACTGGCTTCGAGCCCAAAGTGGAATGGGAGTCCAGCGGCTGCACCCACCGTCTCACCAAACCGGGCTACCAGTCGCGCAGCATGCTAGCCTACCCTCTGAAGCCTgtgaaggaggagcaggtggaggcggAGCTGAGCCCGTACTACTGCTGCCGGCCGGAGGGCTCCGTGGAGTACTGCCACCGCCTGGCGCTCTTCCTGGGCCAGCAGGCCTACGCAGGCCAGGACGAGCCGCCTCTCAATCCCGCCGTGACGTCCGTGAAGCGAGAGTGCCTGGTGACGTCCCCTTCCCTGGCCCACCCCCACGCGGCCCTCACCCTCAGCCCCCACCCCTGCCTCTGCACGGCCGACCCCTGTTTCTCCAGCTACTATGTCCACATcgcccaccccacacacactggagctccGTCGGGAACCCTGGCCTCGCGACCTCTGAGCTTTTCCCCCTCCACACTGTGCCCTAACCGGGTGTCGGGCTCCAAGCTGCGGGGCCCCCCCGTGTCCCATGCCTCAGGTCTGGCCCACCCGGCCTTCTGTGGCTCTGTGGGCTCGCCGTGCTACAGCGAGGCCTGCAGGGTTAGCGGCTACGCGTACAGAGCCATGCAGCCCGTCGCCAGCAGGGGGTGCTCTTTCAGCACGGGTTGTTCCGGATGCACTCACGGCATCAAGACAG aAGGTTACTCCTCCCCCCAGGGCGAGCACAGCCCCTCCTTGCTGGTtcccccctccgtccccctctccagctgccccctccccagcaccccctcctccacccaggccaAACCCCGTCTCCTCACCCCCATGTCGGACCGTGGCCAGCCCCCTGCCAGGCTAAAGCTGGCCAGGGAGTGTCCCCAGAGCAGCAAGCCCCCCAACGGCTCCTTGTCCCTGGGCCGCACCCGGCTGTCCCAGAGGCAGCCGGCCCCcacgcccagccccagcctcagccccgcCAAACAGAAGAGGGTGAGCCGCCGGCGTGCCACCAACGGCTGGCTACCCGTAGGAGTGCCCACAGAGAAGGAAGTCTTCATTGCG ggagaggatgagacagCCTTGCGTCAGTGTTATGAAGGAGTGGAGAGGGACGGCGAAGTGATACGCATCAGAGACACTGTGCTGCTGCGCTCCGGTCCCAGGAAGAAGTCCTTGCCCTACGTGGCCAAGATATCAGCACTCTGGGAGGACCCCAAAACAG GAGAGCTGATGATGAGCCTGTTCTGGTACTATCGACCTGAACACACCCAGGGGGGCCGagatcccagcatgcactgtgAG aaCGAGATCTTCGCCTCCAGGCATCAGGATGAAAACAGCGTGGCCTGCATCGAGGACCGCTGCTACGTTCTCCCTCTAGCACAGTACTGTAG ATTTTGTGCCTTGGTGAAGTGTCGTTCTGAGGGCGCCGCGCCCGGCAGTGCCCGCGTGGTGCCCTGCCCCTCAGACTgtgccccccccgcccaccgCCGCCTGCCCGCCGACATCGACCCAGAGATGGTGTACCTCTGCCGACACGTCTACGACTTCCGCTACGGACGCATTCTCAAGAACCTGCAGTGA